In the genome of Microbacterium paraoxydans, the window CCGCGGTGGCGCCGGCATCGGCCGGGACGATGATCTGCTGGGACGCGGCGATGTCGATCCCTTCGGCCCGGACGACGAGATCACCGATCGGGGCGCGACGGGACAGGAGGGCGAGGGCGATCGGCCCGTCTTCATGATGCCGCGCGGAGGAGGTGATGTGCCCGACCTCGTCGTCGCCTGCGAACACGGGGGCTCCGGGTTCCGGAAGCACGGCGTCGCTGCCGTCGAGCTGGAGCAGAGCGAGCCGCCGCGGCGGATGGCCGAGGTTGTGCACCTTCGCGACAGTCTCCTGGCCGCGATAGCAGCCCTTGTTCAGGTGCACGGCGCTGCGGAGCCAGTCCGACTCGTGCGGCAGCGATCGCTCGTCCACCTCGGCGGCCCACCGCGGGCGCCAGGCGCCGATGCGCAGAGCCTCGGCGGCGAGGAGACCGGCGGCGTCCTCCCGACCGAGCTCCGCGGCGAGCGCCCGCGCCGCCGTCTCGGGCACGATGCCGACCCGCCAGGCGAGGTCGGCCCCGGGGTGCGCGGCCACGTCGGCATACTGATGGCCGCCGACGGCGACCTGCTGCCACGGGTCGACCCAGATCCGCGCGTCGTCGAGGCCGCGCACGCGCTCGGCCGCGGGACCGCCGTCGACGAAGCCGAGCAGCGCGAGGTCGGGGCGCAGCTCGACCGTGGCTTGGGTGCGGAACTTCATCCGCGTCAGCCAGGTCGCCAGACCCTCGGCATCGCCGGCGTCCGCCAGGAGCCAGGTCGAGGTGCCGTCGTCGAGGACCCCGGCCGCGTGCTCCACCCGTCCCTGCGGATCGAGGATGAGGAGCTCGGTGCTCTCCCCCGCGCGCAGATGACCCACCGCCTGCGACGTGATGGAGTCGAGCCAGGGGAGGCGTTCGGGGCCGGACACCTCGATGACCGCCCGGTCGTCGAGGGGCGCGATCGCCGTTCCGGCCGCGAGGCGGCGTTGCTCCCGGAACGGATCGCCGAAGTGGGCGATCCCGCGCTCCCCTGCTGTCGCGCCGGGGACGCCGTCGAAGACGCTGGTGCTCACGGTGTGCTCCGTTCAGACGCGAGCGAGACGTGCCGAGGCGTGCGCCCGCAGAGGTGTGCCGAGGGCGGCGATGTCCCACGCCCACAGCAGGTGCCCGTCGACGAGCCCGTACATCCGCGAGGCGGAGCCGTAGTCCTTGGCACCGGCGCCGCGCACGATCGCGTCCGACGCGAGGTCGACCCGCGGTCCGTTGATCTCGCCGAGGTAGTACTCGAGCATGCCGTCCGAGCGCGCCAGCGACACCTCGAGCGGGAACGCGCCGTTGTCGGACCGCAGCGCCTCCACGTCGTCGACCGTGCGGGTGACGGGTGTCGCCGTCGGCGGCAGCAGCGCCGGTCCCGCGTCGGTCGCCGCGGCCGGACGCGCCAGGCGCCAGAAACCGGACTCGGCGGTCAGCGGGACGGCGGGCGCACCCTCGTCACCGACGAAGGTCGCCGTGGCCGCGTAGTTGAGGAACGGTCCCCCGTCGTGGCTGAAGCTGACGCGATGGGTGAACTCGCCCTGCAGACGCTCCTCGCCGACCGGGTAGTCGATCACCCCGGACCCCTCCCACACGCCGATCAGCCACGCCAGCGGGGCGAGGTCGGCGGGAAGGTCCGTGGGGAGTTCGATCATGTCGTCAGCGCTGGCCGCGGAACAGGTTGCGCAGCACCACGGCCGACACGAAAACGATCGCGAGGCTCGCCAGGCCGAGCAGGCCGATGAAGAAGATTTCGAGCGCCATGATGTCCATGACCTCCACCTTACCCCCGGCGATCCGGGTCAGGAGGGGATGAGGGCGGCCAGGCCGAAGCCGACCGAGATGATCCCCATCAGCAGCAGCGCACCGGTCACGCTGCTCGCGACGCGGAAGATGAAGCCCTGCGTGCGCCCGTACCAGAGCTGCACGGCGAAGGAGAACAGCACCACCGCGCCGAAGCCGACCAGCATCCAGGGGATGCGCCACTCCTCCGGAGCGAAGATCCCGATGACGATGCTGCCGACGAACGCGGTCGCCCAGACCGCGATGACGCCGGTGAAGGCGTTGCGGGGCGCGAGTGCCGGTTCTGACATGTCTCCATTCTTGCGCATCGGTGGCCGCTATCATGGCGGCACGGCGTCGATCCCCCCGCCGGTGAGGAGTGCGCGTGGCCCTGGTGCTGGTTCTGACCAATGCTCCGCTCTCGGAGCAGGTGCTGCCCGCCCTCGAGCTGCTGAGCCATCGCACGCGGCAGATCCCGGCCGAGCCGGCGCAGCTGATCAATGCCCCGGAGTACGACATCGTCATCGTCGACGGCCGTCACGACCTGGTCGGGGCGAAGTCGCTGTGCCGTCTGCTGCGGGCCACCGGCCAGGATGCGCCGCTGCTGCTCGTGGTGACCGAGGGCGGCATGAGCGCCCTGTCCGGCGAATGGGGCATCGACGACGTGCTGCTGTCCACCGCCGGCCCCGCGGAGATCGACGCGCGCGTGCGTCTGGCGCTCGCGCGACGGGACGAGGTCGCCGAACCGGCGCGCGTGCAGGCCTCCGGCGTCACGATCGACGAGCAGTCCTACTCGGCCAAGCTCCACGGGCGGCCGCTGGACCTCACCTACAAGGAGTTCCAGCTCCTGCACTTCCTCGCCACCCACCCGTCCCGGGTGTTCACCCGCGAGCAGCTGCTCAGCGAGGTGTGGGGGTACGACTACTTCGGCGGCACCAGGACCGTCGACGTGCACGTGCGACGGCTCCGCGCCAAGCTCGGCGATCAGGAGCAGATCATCGGCACCGTGCGCAACGTCGGATACCGCTTCAACGTCTACGAGGACGACAGCCTGGTCGGCTCGCGCTGACCGCCGTTCACACGCCCGACACCTGCCGGTGCTTAGATGTACCCCATGATCGATCCCGCACTCGCCGACGCCGGACTCGGTGACGCCGAAGACGACGACTTCGACGACGCCGTCGAGGCGCCGGACTCGCAGCTCCCCGACCACCGCTATCTGGACCGCGAGCTGAGCTGGCTCGCGTTCAACCAGCGCGTGCTCGAACTCGCGGAGGATCCGTCGCTGCCCGAGCTGGAGCGGGCGAACTTCCTGGCCATCTTCGCGAGCAACCTCGACGAGTTCTTCATGGTGCGCGTGGCCGGTCTCAAGCGGCGCATCATGACCGGTCTCGCCGTGCCGACCAACATCGGACGCTCCCCCGTCGATGCCCTCGCCGACATCTCTCGGGAAGCGCACGCCCTCCAGCTCCGCCACGCGGACGCCTGGACGAAGCTCGTCCGCCCCGCCCTCGCCGACTCCGGCATCGAGATCACGGAGTGGTCGGATCTCACCGACGACGAGCGCAGCGCGCTGTCCGACTACTTCGGCGCGCAGGTCTTCCCGGTGCTGATGCCGCTGGCGGTCGACCCGGCGCACCCGTTCCCCTACATCTCCGGACTCTCCCTGAACCTCGCCATCCGCATCCGCAATGCGCGGACCGGCCGCCAGGAGTTCGCGCGCCTCAAGGTGCCGCCCATGCTGCCGCGCTTCGTCGAGGTGCCGTCCACGGGCGAGATCAAGCGCTTCCTCCGCCTCGAGGAGCTCATCGCCAACCACCTCGGCGATCTCTTCCCCGGCATGGAGGTGCTCGACCACCACGCGTTCCGCCTCACCCGCAACGAGGACGTGGAGATCGAGGAGGACGAGAGCGAGAACCTCATCCAGGCGCTGGAGGCCGAGCTGCTGCGCCGCCGGTTCGGGCCGCCGATCCGGCTCGAGATCACCGACGACATGGACGAGGTCACGATGGACCTCCTCGTGCGCGAGCTCGACATCACCGACCAGGAGGTCTACCGCCTCCCCGGGCCGCTCGATCTGCGGGGCCTCTTCGACCTGTCGCGCATCGATCGCCCCGATCTGCGGTACCCGCCGCACCTCCCCACGACCGCGGTGGCCTTCCAGCCGACGGGCTCCAACACCCGTGCCGACATCTTCAAGGCGATCCGGAAGTCCGACGTGCTCGTGCACCACCCGTACGAGTCCTTCACCACGAGCGTCCAGGCGTTCCTCGAGCAGGCCGCCCGCGATCCGCACGTGCTCGCCATCAAGCAGACGCTGTACCGGACGTCCGGGGACAGCCCCGTCGTGCAGGCCCTCATCGATGCGGCCGAGGCAGGCAAGCAGGTGCTCGCGCTCGTCGAGGTGAAGGCCCGCTTCGACGAGGCCAACAACATCGTGTGGGCGCGCAAGCTCGAGAAGGCCGGCGTGCACGTGGTGTACGGCCTCGTCGGACTCAAGACCCACTGCAAGCTCGCCCTCGTGATCCGCGAGGAGGAGGGCAGACTCCAGCACTACTCGCACGTCGGCACCGGCAACTACAACCCGAAGACGAGCCGCATCTACGAGGACTTCGGTCTGTTCACCGCCGATGCCCAGGTCGGCAAGGACCTCACCCGGCTGTTCAACGAACTCAGCGGCTACGCGATCGAGAAGAAGTTCAAGCGTCTGCTCGTCGCCCCGCTCCACCTCCGCAAGGGCCTCGTGCGGCTGATCGACGCCGAGCGCCGGATCGCCGAGTCGGGCAAGCCCGCGCACATCCGCATCAAGGTCAACTCGATGGTCGACGAGGAGATCATCGACGCGCTCTACCGCGCCAGCGCCGCGGGGGTGAAGGTCGACGTGTGGGTGCGTGGAATCTGCAGCCTGCGGCCCGACCTCGACGGGATCAGCGACAACATCACCGTGCGCAGCATCCTCGGCCGCTACCTCGAGCACTCGCGCATCTTCACGTTCGAGAACGAGGGCGACCCGCAGGTGTACATCGGCAGCGCCGACATGATGCACCGCAACCTCGATCGGCGCGTCGAGGCCCTGGTGCGGGTCACCGACCCCGCGCATCTCAAGGAGCTCACCGCCTTCTTCGACCTGGCGATGGACGACCGGACCTCGTCGTGGCACCTCGGCCGCGACGGCGTGTGGGAGCGCCACGCCGTGGATGCCGACGGCAAGCCGCTCACCGACCTGCAGGATAAGACCATGGGGATGATCCAGCGACGTCGTCGGGCACGGGCGGTTCGATGACGGCGCGGCAGGTCCAGCTCCCGCCGTCCGCGGCCGACGCGAAGTGGGCGGACAAGGCCGTGTACGCGGCCGGCGCCGTCGTCTGGCGTCTGGTCGACGGCAAGCTGCGGATCCTGCTCATCCATCGCACGAAGTACCGCGACGTCACCCTCCCGAAGGGCAAGGTCGACCCGGGCGAGATGCTCGCGGAGACCGCCGTCCGTGAGGTGCACGAGGAGACCGGCATCCGCGTGGCCCTCGGCGTGCCGGTCGGGATCAGCCGCTATCACCTCGCGTCCCGCAAGCAGAAGGTCGTGCACTACTGGGCTGCCGAGGCGACGGACGCCGCGATCCGCGCGTCGACCTTCGTGCCCAACCGCGAGATCGCCGCCATCGAGTGGGTCAGCGTGAAGAAGGCCCGTGCCGCGCTGAGCTACCCCGTCGACCTCGAGATCCTCGATGCGTTCGCGGCCCTCGTCGACGACGGCGTGCTGCGGACCTTCCCGGTGATCGCCCTCCGGCACGCGAAGGCCCTGCCCCGTTCGGAGTGGGACAAGGCGGACGCGGCCCGGCCGCTCACCGACCGCGGGAAGCGCCAGGCCAAGGCCATCGTCGGACCGCTCCGCGCTTTCGGCGTGCGCAAGATCGTCACCAGCGACGCGGTGCGCTGCGTGCAGACCGTCACGCCGCTCGCCAAGGCCCTGGACCGCAAGCCGGTCCTCACCGAGAAGATCAGCCAGGACGCCTGGGAGGACGGCGTCGCCGATCTCCGCTCCGTCGTCGGCCGCCGCATCCGCGCCGGCAAGCCCGCCGTGCTCTGCAGCCACGGCCCGGTGCTGCCTGCGCTCCTCTCGGAGATCGCCCTCGCGACCGGCACGGTGCACGGCTCGTACGTCGGCAGCGCCGCCGATCTGGAGACCGGCGCGTTCTCCGTGGTGCACGTCTCGGCCACCAATCCCGGCTCCGGCATCATCTCGATCGAGACCCACGCCCCGAAGGTCTGATCCCTCCCCCACGTTCGAATCGCGCACTTCGCTGCATCTGGGCCGGGGATGCCGCAAAGTGGGCGATTCGAAACGGCGGGGCCGCGCCGTGACGGGGATCGGTGACAGAGAGTCGCCGGCCGTTCACCTGCCGTTCACCTGCGCGGGAGAGTCTCGTTAACCGTCGCCCCTAGCGTCACTGTGTGCCCTGCACCGGGCCCCACCCCTCCAAGATCGAAGGATCCACAGTGAAGATCTCCCGAATCGCACGAATCGGCGCCATCGGCGCCGTCGCCGCTCTCGCCCTCGCCGGCTGTGCCGCGAACGAAGGCGGAGCCGGCGGCTCCAGCGAAGAGCCCTCGGAGTCCACGCTCTCCGGCACGATCGACGCGACCGGCGCGTCGTCGCAGACCGCAGCCCAGGAGGCCTGGGTCGCCGCCTTCCAGACGGCCAACCCCGATGTGACGGTCAACTACGAGCCCACCGGCTCGGGCACCGGCCGCGAGAACTTCCTCGAGGGCGGCAGCAACTTCATCGGCTCCGACCGCGCGTTCAACGACGAGGAGATCGCCGCCGGCGGCTTCGGCGCCTGCACCACCGACGACATCGTCGAGGTCCCCCTCTACATCTCCCCCGTCGCCGTCGCCTTCAACCTCGAGGGCATCGACACGCTGAACCTCGACGCCGCCACGATCGCGGGCATCTTCGCCGGCACGATCACCAACTGGAACGACGAGGCCATCGCCGCCCTGAACGACGGCGTCGAGCTCCCCGACCTGGCGATCTCGCCGGTGCACCGCTCCGACCCCTCGGGCACGCAGGAGACCTTCGCCAAGTACCTCAGCGCGACGGCCCCCGACGTCTGGACCTACGAGGTCTCCGACGAGTGGCCGATCCAGGGTGGCGAGGCCGCTCAGGGCACCTCGGGCGTGAAGCAGGCGCTCACCGCCGGCAACGGTGCGATCGGCTTCCTCGACGCCTCGCAGGCGGACGGCCTCGGCCAGGTCGCCGTGGGCGTCGGCGAGGACTTCGTCTCCTACTCGGCCGAGGCCGCCGCGAAGCTCGTCGAGGGCTCGCCGCTCGCCGAGGGCCGTGGTGAGGGCGACCTCGTCTTCGACGTCGACCCGGCCGCTGCTGCGGACGGCGCCTACCCGATCGCCCTGGTGAGCTACCTCATCGGCTGCGAGCAGTACGAGGACAGCAACGTCGCGGAGCTCGTGAAGGAGTACTTCACGTATGTCGCGAGCGCCGAGGGCCAGGACGCCGCTGCGGAGAACGCCGGCAGCGCCCCGATCTCGGACGGCCTGCGCGAGCAGGTCCAGGCCGCGATCGACCTCATCCAGGTCGGCTGATCCTGCCGATCCACTGACGACGGTGCCCCCGCGTCCCCGAGCGGGCGCGGGGGCTCCGCCAGGTCAGCACCCGATCCATCTCCACCCGGCCCGAAACAGGGAGATCATGAGCACGACCGCGCAGGAGCCGACAACGGCACCGGCACCGACACCGGCGCCGCCCACACCGATCAAGGCCAAGCAGCGCCTCGGCGACCGGGTCTTCTCCGGCACCGCGCTGGCGGCCGGCATCATCATCCTGATCGTGCTGGCGCTCGTCGCTGCCTTCCTCATCATCCAGAGCCTGCCGGCGTTCCAGCTCGACACCACCGACAACCACATCCTGCGGGGCGAGTCGTTCTGGGTGTACGTCTGGCCGCTCGTCTTCGGCACCCTCTGGGCATCGTTCATCGCCCTGCTGATCGCCGCCCCCATCGCCATCGGCATCGCGCTCTTCATCTCGCACTACGCCCACCGGCGGCTGGCGTCGTTCCTCGGCTACATCATCGACCTGCTCGCCGCGGTGCCCTCCGTGGTGTTCGGCCTCTGGGGCGGCCTCGTGCTCGCCCCCATGCTCCAGCCGATCTACGTGTGGCTCAACGAGAACGCCTCGTGGGTGCCGTTCTTCGGCGGTCAGGTCTCCGCGACGGGCAAGACCATCCTCACCGCCGCCCTCGTCCTCGCCGTGATGTGCATCCCGATCATGACCGCCATCTGCCGCGAGGTCTTCCTGCAGACCCCCAAGCTCCACGAGGAGGCGGCCCTCGCCCTCGGCTCCACGCGCTGGGAGATGGTCCGCATGGCCGTCCTCCCCTTCGCCCGCGGCGGCATGGTGTCGGCGGCGATGCTCGCCCTCGGCCGCGCGCTCGGCGAGACGATGGCCGTGACGATGGTGCTCTCCCCCTCGGCGGTCGTCAGCTTCCTCGTGCTCACCGCCACCAACCCCACGCCGATCCCCGCGAACATCGCGCTCGCCTTCCCGGAGGCGCACGGCACCGGCGTGAACACGCTGATCGCGACCGGCCTCATCCTCTTCGTCGTGACCTTCGCGGTCAACGCGCTGGCGCGCTGGATCGTCGCCCGCCGCGCCGAGTTCTCGGGAGCGAACTGACATGACCGCCCTCACCAGCGCTCCGCCCGCCGCGAGCACCACCGCCCTCACCTCCGGCCGCCTGCCGAAGTGGGCTCCGTGGGCCCTCCTCGGCGTCTCGTTCGTCGTGTCCGCCGCCGTCTTCGGTGTCGCCGCCGCTGGCTCCGACACCCCGCTCGCGGACTTCAACATCGCGGGCACCGTCATCGTCGGCATCCTGCTCTACATGGTGATCATCACGGTGATCTCCTCCATCGCCGAGAGCCGCCGCAAGGCCGTCGACCGCCTGATGACGGCCCTCGTCGCCACGGCCTTCCTCATCGCCCTGCTGCCGCTGATCTCGCTGCTGTGGACCGTGGTGGCAAACGGCCTCGAGCGCTTCGACGCCGAGTTCTTCACCTACTCGATGCGCAACGTCGTCGGCGACGGCGGCGGTATCGTGCACGCCATCTGGGGCACCGTCCTCATCACGCTCACGGCCACGATCATCTCGGTGCCGGTCGGTCTGATGACCTCGATCTACCTCGTCGAGTACGGCCGCGGCAAGATCGCCAAGGCCATCACGTTCTTCGTCGACGTGATGACGGGCATCCCCTCGATCGTCGCGGGTCTGTTCATCTACGCGGTGTTCGCCCTCCTGATCCGTCCCGGGATCTCGATGGGCTTCATGGGCGCGCTCGCCCTCGCCGTGCTGATGACCCCTGTCGTCGTGCGCGGCAGCGAGGAGCTGCTCCGGATCGTCCCCAACGAGCTGCGCGAGGCCTCCTACGCCCTGGGCGTGCCGAAGTGGCTCACGATCCTCAAGGTCGTCCTGCCCACCTCGATCGCCGGCATCATGACCTCGGTCATGCTCGCCATCTCCCGCGTGATCGGCGAGACCGCCCCGCTGCTGCTCACCGCCGGCTTCACGCAGAGCCTCAACACGAACATCTTCGACGGTCAGATGATGACCCTCCCGGTGTTCGCCTACAACCAGTACATGAACCAGGGCACGAGCCCGGACGCCGCCGTCGCGCGCGCCTGGGCCGCCGCCCTCACCCTCATCCTCATCGTCATGGTGCTGAACCTGCTCGCCCGCCTGATCGCGAAGCTGTTCGCCCCGAAGGTCAACGGCCGCTGAGCGCCCGACCACTCAGAATAGGAATCCACGTGTCCAAGAGCATCGAAGTCAACGACCTCAACGTCTACTACGGCAACTTCCTCGCGGTCGAAGGCGTCTCCCTCGACATCCAGCCGCGCAGCGTCACGGCCTTCATCGGCCCGTCGGGCTGCGGCAAGTCCACCTTCCTCCGCACCCTCAACCGCATGCACGAGGTGATCCCCGGCGCCCGCGTGGAGGGTGAGGTGCTGCTCGACGGCAAGGACCTCTACGGTGCCGGCGTGGACCCGGTGCTCGTGCGTCGCCAGGTTGGCATGGTGTTCCAGCGGCCGAACCCGTTCCCCACGATGTCGATCAAGGAGAACGTGCTCGCCGGTGTGAAGCTCAACAACAAGCGCATGTCGAAGAGCGAGCAGGACGACCTCGTCGAGAAGTCCCTTACCGGCGCGAACCTGTGGAACGAGGTCAAGGACCGCCTCGACCGTCCGGGCTCCGGGCTCTCGGGCGGCCAGCAGCAGCGTCTCTGCATCGCCCGCGCGATCGCCGTCTCCCCAGAGGTGCTGCTGATGGACGAGCCGTGCTCGGCCCTCGACCCCATCTCGACCTACGCGATCGAGGAGCTGATCGGCGAGCTCAAGAACGAGTTCACGATCGTGATCGTGACGCACAACATGCAGCAGGCGAGCCGGGTCTCCGACAAGACCGCGTTCTTCAACATCGCCGGCACCGGCAAGCCCGGCAAGCTCATCGAGTACGACGACACCACGAGCATCTTCACGACCCCGTCGGTGCAGGCCACCGAGGACTACGTCTCCGGCCGCTTCGGCTGACCCGCACCCTTTCGACCTTCGGGCCCGGACGCCTCGCGTCCGGGCCCGTTCTCGTCTCCGTCCCGCCGGAGGGCTCAGTCGCGCGGGGAGAGGAGGTAGGCGTTGAGGTCGTCCGTGAGGGCGGTGTCGACGGGGACCGGCGTGCCGTCGATCGCGGTGATGGCGGTCGCGAGACGCACGCTCGACACGAGCCATGCGGCGTCAGCCTGCGTCAGATCGGTGGCGGGGATGCGGTCGTACCCGACCTCGAAGCCCCGCGCGAGAAGGTGGTCGTAGACGCTGAGCTGCGTGGTGCCGTGCAGGATCCCGCCGTTCGGGGCCGGCGTCGTGAAGCGGTCGCCGAAGCGCAGGATGAGGGAGGCCGTCGGAGCCTCCAGCACGAAGCCGTCGCTCGACAGGAAGATCGCGTCGTCGGCTCCGCGGCGCTTGGCTTCGCGCAGGGCCGCCATGTTCACCGCGTAGGACAGCGTCTTGGCTCCGAGCAGCAGCCAGGGCGCCCGTTCCGCGGCGCCGAGGTCGTATCCGCGGTCGAGGGTGACGACCTTGACGCCGTTCCGCCGTACCGCGGCGAAGTCCGCCGCCGGAGCCGCCGTGACCCACGCGGTCGGCGTCGGCCCGTGCTCGACGCCGCGGCTGAGGATCAGCTTGATGACCGACTCCCCCGCGCCGAGCTGTGCGGCGGCCTGCTGGATCGCCTGCCGCCACTGCTCCTGGTTCGGCACCGGGAGGTCGCAGAGTCGCGCCGAGTGCGCAAGACGTTCCAGATGCGGGACGACCTCCTGCGCATGTCCGTCGATCACGCCGATGGACTCGAACACGCCGTCGCCCCGTTGCGTGCTCAGCTCGCCGACGCTGAGGGCGGGGGCCGCGGCGTCCACCTGCGTGAACGTGTCGGCGTAGTCGGCACGCTGCTCGTCGGCGGCGACGGGATCGATCATGAGGGCGAAGCGACGGGTCATGTCACCGAGCCTAGGCCGCCGGGAATACCCACCGCGTCCTCGCGTTACACTGGAGTGGCCGGGCCGCATAACCCCGGGCTCCAATTTTCGCCGCTGCGAGCGGCCTTCCGCCGAGAGGCGTTCTTGCGGCCCGGTCTTTCTCTGTCCGGATGATGTCCCGCCCGCTCGGACTCAGGCCAGGGCGCCCGTGCGCCACAGGGCCGCCGACGCCGCGAGGTCCTGGGCATAGCTGCTCAGTCGCAGCGCCCGCGTGGTGAGCTCGCTGGCCCGCGCGGGCTCCGTGGGCTCGTAGTCGTCGGCGGTGTGCGTCGCCCCCGAGGCCTGGACGCGGCAGAACGCCGCCGCGCGTTCCAGCGCCACGGCGAAGTCGCCGCGGAAGGCGCCGCGCAGGATCGTGTCGATGAGCGCGACGAGCTCGTCCGGGCTCGCCGGCACGGGCGCCCCGGCGACCACGGCGTCGGCCGACGGCAGCTCGACCCGGCCCCGGTCGTAGAGCAGGGCCGCGGTGCGCGGATCGCCGTGGATCGCGAGCTGGAGGACGTACAGCCGCCACAGCGACCCCGGGAGGGTGCGCGACGGCGCCTTCGACCACAGTTCCGCGATCTCGTCGATGCCGTGCTCGCTCGTGAAGGCGATCAGCCGCTCGACGCTCGCCCCGCTCTCGTCCTCGCGGACGCGGGTCAGCAACGCGGAGGCGGTGGCGTGCGCGACGCGTGTCTCCTCGGCGGGATCATGGGCGCCGACGATGTTGTCGAAGGCGCTCGTCGGACGACGCACGGGGCGATGGTGCTGCTCGGGCATCCCTCCAGGGTACGCCCCGCCTCCCACGCTCAGGCCGTCGGGATGACGATCACCGGGTCGGTCGTGGGCAGCCCGGACGGCGATCCGCCCTCCTGCTCGACCGTCACCGCGATGGCGTCGCCGGCCTGCATCTCGCCCTCGAGGAGCGCGGTGGCCTCCCCGCCGTCGACATCGAACACGCCGGCGGCGATCGG includes:
- the ygfZ gene encoding CAF17-like 4Fe-4S cluster assembly/insertion protein YgfZ, producing the protein MSTSVFDGVPGATAGERGIAHFGDPFREQRRLAAGTAIAPLDDRAVIEVSGPERLPWLDSITSQAVGHLRAGESTELLILDPQGRVEHAAGVLDDGTSTWLLADAGDAEGLATWLTRMKFRTQATVELRPDLALLGFVDGGPAAERVRGLDDARIWVDPWQQVAVGGHQYADVAAHPGADLAWRVGIVPETAARALAAELGREDAAGLLAAEALRIGAWRPRWAAEVDERSLPHESDWLRSAVHLNKGCYRGQETVAKVHNLGHPPRRLALLQLDGSDAVLPEPGAPVFAGDDEVGHITSSARHHEDGPIALALLSRRAPIGDLVVRAEGIDIAASQQIIVPADAGATADVPRLTRLSRRPTAPDPRDAGV
- a CDS encoding FABP family protein, translated to MIELPTDLPADLAPLAWLIGVWEGSGVIDYPVGEERLQGEFTHRVSFSHDGGPFLNYAATATFVGDEGAPAVPLTAESGFWRLARPAAATDAGPALLPPTATPVTRTVDDVEALRSDNGAFPLEVSLARSDGMLEYYLGEINGPRVDLASDAIVRGAGAKDYGSASRMYGLVDGHLLWAWDIAALGTPLRAHASARLARV
- a CDS encoding winged helix-turn-helix transcriptional regulator produces the protein MALVLVLTNAPLSEQVLPALELLSHRTRQIPAEPAQLINAPEYDIVIVDGRHDLVGAKSLCRLLRATGQDAPLLLVVTEGGMSALSGEWGIDDVLLSTAGPAEIDARVRLALARRDEVAEPARVQASGVTIDEQSYSAKLHGRPLDLTYKEFQLLHFLATHPSRVFTREQLLSEVWGYDYFGGTRTVDVHVRRLRAKLGDQEQIIGTVRNVGYRFNVYEDDSLVGSR
- a CDS encoding RNA degradosome polyphosphate kinase: MIDPALADAGLGDAEDDDFDDAVEAPDSQLPDHRYLDRELSWLAFNQRVLELAEDPSLPELERANFLAIFASNLDEFFMVRVAGLKRRIMTGLAVPTNIGRSPVDALADISREAHALQLRHADAWTKLVRPALADSGIEITEWSDLTDDERSALSDYFGAQVFPVLMPLAVDPAHPFPYISGLSLNLAIRIRNARTGRQEFARLKVPPMLPRFVEVPSTGEIKRFLRLEELIANHLGDLFPGMEVLDHHAFRLTRNEDVEIEEDESENLIQALEAELLRRRFGPPIRLEITDDMDEVTMDLLVRELDITDQEVYRLPGPLDLRGLFDLSRIDRPDLRYPPHLPTTAVAFQPTGSNTRADIFKAIRKSDVLVHHPYESFTTSVQAFLEQAARDPHVLAIKQTLYRTSGDSPVVQALIDAAEAGKQVLALVEVKARFDEANNIVWARKLEKAGVHVVYGLVGLKTHCKLALVIREEEGRLQHYSHVGTGNYNPKTSRIYEDFGLFTADAQVGKDLTRLFNELSGYAIEKKFKRLLVAPLHLRKGLVRLIDAERRIAESGKPAHIRIKVNSMVDEEIIDALYRASAAGVKVDVWVRGICSLRPDLDGISDNITVRSILGRYLEHSRIFTFENEGDPQVYIGSADMMHRNLDRRVEALVRVTDPAHLKELTAFFDLAMDDRTSSWHLGRDGVWERHAVDADGKPLTDLQDKTMGMIQRRRRARAVR
- a CDS encoding NUDIX hydrolase, producing the protein MTARQVQLPPSAADAKWADKAVYAAGAVVWRLVDGKLRILLIHRTKYRDVTLPKGKVDPGEMLAETAVREVHEETGIRVALGVPVGISRYHLASRKQKVVHYWAAEATDAAIRASTFVPNREIAAIEWVSVKKARAALSYPVDLEILDAFAALVDDGVLRTFPVIALRHAKALPRSEWDKADAARPLTDRGKRQAKAIVGPLRAFGVRKIVTSDAVRCVQTVTPLAKALDRKPVLTEKISQDAWEDGVADLRSVVGRRIRAGKPAVLCSHGPVLPALLSEIALATGTVHGSYVGSAADLETGAFSVVHVSATNPGSGIISIETHAPKV
- a CDS encoding phosphate ABC transporter substrate-binding protein PstS: MKISRIARIGAIGAVAALALAGCAANEGGAGGSSEEPSESTLSGTIDATGASSQTAAQEAWVAAFQTANPDVTVNYEPTGSGTGRENFLEGGSNFIGSDRAFNDEEIAAGGFGACTTDDIVEVPLYISPVAVAFNLEGIDTLNLDAATIAGIFAGTITNWNDEAIAALNDGVELPDLAISPVHRSDPSGTQETFAKYLSATAPDVWTYEVSDEWPIQGGEAAQGTSGVKQALTAGNGAIGFLDASQADGLGQVAVGVGEDFVSYSAEAAAKLVEGSPLAEGRGEGDLVFDVDPAAAADGAYPIALVSYLIGCEQYEDSNVAELVKEYFTYVASAEGQDAAAENAGSAPISDGLREQVQAAIDLIQVG
- the pstC gene encoding phosphate ABC transporter permease subunit PstC, whose product is MSTTAQEPTTAPAPTPAPPTPIKAKQRLGDRVFSGTALAAGIIILIVLALVAAFLIIQSLPAFQLDTTDNHILRGESFWVYVWPLVFGTLWASFIALLIAAPIAIGIALFISHYAHRRLASFLGYIIDLLAAVPSVVFGLWGGLVLAPMLQPIYVWLNENASWVPFFGGQVSATGKTILTAALVLAVMCIPIMTAICREVFLQTPKLHEEAALALGSTRWEMVRMAVLPFARGGMVSAAMLALGRALGETMAVTMVLSPSAVVSFLVLTATNPTPIPANIALAFPEAHGTGVNTLIATGLILFVVTFAVNALARWIVARRAEFSGAN
- the pstA gene encoding phosphate ABC transporter permease PstA, whose amino-acid sequence is MTALTSAPPAASTTALTSGRLPKWAPWALLGVSFVVSAAVFGVAAAGSDTPLADFNIAGTVIVGILLYMVIITVISSIAESRRKAVDRLMTALVATAFLIALLPLISLLWTVVANGLERFDAEFFTYSMRNVVGDGGGIVHAIWGTVLITLTATIISVPVGLMTSIYLVEYGRGKIAKAITFFVDVMTGIPSIVAGLFIYAVFALLIRPGISMGFMGALALAVLMTPVVVRGSEELLRIVPNELREASYALGVPKWLTILKVVLPTSIAGIMTSVMLAISRVIGETAPLLLTAGFTQSLNTNIFDGQMMTLPVFAYNQYMNQGTSPDAAVARAWAAALTLILIVMVLNLLARLIAKLFAPKVNGR